From Segatella copri, the proteins below share one genomic window:
- a CDS encoding NAD(P)H-hydrate dehydratase gives MKIFTSAQIHELDKYTIEHEPISSLNLMERAAKALTRAIEEEWSNRTPVVVFAGPGNNGGDALAVARMLSEDGYDVSVYLFNVQNKLSADCLANRKRLLDAKRVKFTEITTNLDPPKLNAETLVVDGLFGSGLNKPLAGGFAAMVKYINQSPAKVVSIDIPSGLMTEDNSYNIHANIIRATLTLTLQQKKLSMLMADNQQYLGRLRVLDIRLSQEFIQNTECRCRILEENDIRPLLKSRSDFAHKGSMGNALLIAGSYGMSGASVLATKACLRTGAGKVTAHTPKRNYEIMQISVPEAVLQMDAEETIFSEPVDTEMFDALGVGPGLGQNETTAIALIAQLRRATCPLVIDADALNILSSHRAWMQQLPKNIIMTPHPKEFDRLAGNASSSCTERLMKASELAERLQAYIILKGHYSALCHPDGKIDFCSTGNSGMATAGSGDVLTGIITGLLARGYKQEDACRLGMHLHGLAGDLAAKDLGKESLIASDIIQYLPKAFLRLEE, from the coding sequence ATGAAGATTTTCACAAGCGCTCAGATTCATGAGTTAGATAAATATACCATTGAGCACGAACCTATCAGTTCGCTCAACCTGATGGAACGTGCAGCCAAAGCGCTGACACGTGCCATAGAAGAGGAATGGTCTAACCGCACTCCAGTGGTCGTTTTCGCCGGTCCGGGAAATAACGGCGGCGATGCGCTTGCTGTGGCGAGAATGCTCAGCGAGGATGGATATGATGTAAGTGTATACCTCTTTAATGTACAGAATAAACTGTCGGCAGACTGTCTTGCCAACAGGAAGCGTCTGCTGGATGCAAAGAGAGTGAAATTTACTGAGATAACCACCAACCTGGACCCTCCCAAACTGAATGCAGAAACGCTGGTGGTGGACGGACTCTTTGGAAGCGGACTCAACAAACCATTGGCTGGCGGATTCGCCGCGATGGTGAAATATATCAACCAGAGTCCTGCCAAGGTAGTAAGCATCGATATCCCTTCGGGACTGATGACCGAGGACAATTCCTATAATATCCATGCCAACATCATCCGTGCCACTCTGACCCTTACCCTGCAGCAGAAGAAACTGTCGATGCTGATGGCGGATAACCAGCAGTACCTGGGCAGACTGCGCGTTCTCGACATCCGACTTTCCCAGGAATTCATCCAGAATACGGAGTGCCGGTGCCGCATACTCGAAGAGAACGACATCCGTCCGCTCCTGAAATCGCGCAGCGACTTTGCCCATAAAGGCAGCATGGGTAATGCGCTGCTCATAGCGGGAAGTTACGGCATGAGCGGCGCTTCGGTATTAGCCACCAAGGCTTGTCTGAGAACAGGTGCGGGCAAGGTTACAGCCCATACCCCAAAACGGAATTATGAAATCATGCAGATTTCGGTACCTGAAGCGGTACTGCAGATGGATGCTGAAGAAACCATATTCAGCGAACCGGTAGATACAGAGATGTTCGATGCGCTGGGCGTAGGTCCCGGATTGGGACAGAACGAGACAACAGCCATCGCCCTCATCGCCCAACTGCGCCGTGCTACCTGTCCGCTCGTCATTGATGCCGATGCGCTCAATATTCTTTCCAGCCACAGGGCGTGGATGCAGCAGTTGCCTAAGAATATCATCATGACACCTCATCCGAAGGAGTTCGACCGGCTTGCCGGCAATGCGAGCAGCAGCTGTACCGAAAGACTGATGAAGGCAAGCGAACTGGCAGAACGCCTCCAGGCATACATTATATTAAAGGGACATTATTCTGCACTCTGCCACCCTGACGGAAAGATTGACTTCTGCAGTACGGGCAACAGCGGTATGGCTACAGCAGGCAGCGGTGATGTGCTGACAGGTATCATCACCGGTCTTCTGGCAAGAGGATACAAACAGGAAGATGCCTGTCGACTGGGTATGCATCTTCATGGTCTGGCTGGCGATCTTGCTGCTAAAGATCTGGGCAAAGAGAGCCTCATCGCCAGCGACATTATCCAGTATCTTCCGA
- the hpt gene encoding hypoxanthine phosphoribosyltransferase — MSIVKIKDKSFKTSIPEAEILKKVQVVADRLNKDYAGKKPVFLAVLNGAFIFAADLMRMITVPSEISFVKYASYEGTSSTGSMKTLMGLNQDLAGRHVVIVEDIVDSGFTMAHMIEDLKKKNPASIEICSLLVKPGNLKVDLDINYAVMEIPNDFIVGYGLDYDQEGRNLRDIYTIVEE, encoded by the coding sequence ATGAGCATAGTAAAGATCAAGGATAAAAGCTTCAAGACATCGATTCCTGAGGCTGAGATTCTGAAGAAAGTACAGGTCGTAGCAGACCGTCTGAACAAGGATTATGCAGGCAAGAAACCTGTCTTCCTGGCAGTATTGAACGGCGCATTTATCTTTGCAGCCGACTTGATGCGAATGATTACCGTGCCAAGCGAGATTTCATTCGTGAAGTATGCTTCTTACGAGGGTACCTCCTCTACGGGCAGCATGAAGACCCTGATGGGTTTGAACCAGGATTTGGCAGGCCGCCACGTGGTTATCGTAGAGGACATCGTAGATTCCGGTTTCACCATGGCTCACATGATTGAAGACCTGAAGAAGAAAAATCCTGCCAGCATCGAAATTTGTTCGCTCCTCGTGAAACCAGGCAACTTGAAGGTTGATCTTGATATCAACTATGCTGTTATGGAAATCCCTAACGATTTCATCGTGGGATATGGATTGGATTATGACCAAGAAGGCAGAAACCTCCGCGACATCTACACCATTGTAGAAGAATAG
- a CDS encoding DUF6722 family protein, protein MWEKLSDYFLDISKYLITATFITTFVGDMGEELHWLIYLVSFILAAGLFGFALYFDKKGKKEKEAKRKKYNKFNNKNRRM, encoded by the coding sequence ATGTGGGAGAAACTGAGTGATTATTTTCTTGATATCTCCAAATATCTTATAACAGCTACGTTTATTACGACTTTTGTTGGAGATATGGGGGAAGAACTGCATTGGCTTATTTATCTGGTCAGTTTTATCTTGGCAGCGGGACTTTTCGGGTTCGCTCTGTATTTTGATAAGAAAGGTAAGAAAGAAAAAGAAGCAAAGCGTAAAAAATATAATAAGTTTAATAATAAAAATAGGAGGATGTAA
- a CDS encoding adenylate kinase, which produces MKNIVIFGAPGAGKGTQSDKMIEKYGLGHISTGDVLRNEIKNGTELGKTAKGYIDNGQLIPDELMIDILAGVYDSFGKDHAGVIFDGFPRTTPQAEALKKMLSERGHKIAAMIELAVPEDELMARLINRGKESGRSDDNEETIKKRLNVYHTQTAPLIDWYEKEGIHHHIEGLGTVDEIFARVCNVIDNL; this is translated from the coding sequence ATGAAAAATATCGTAATTTTCGGCGCTCCAGGTGCAGGTAAAGGCACACAGAGCGACAAGATGATCGAGAAGTATGGTCTCGGTCACATTTCTACAGGTGACGTACTTCGTAACGAAATCAAGAACGGTACAGAACTTGGTAAGACAGCTAAGGGTTATATCGACAATGGTCAGTTGATTCCAGACGAGTTGATGATTGACATCCTCGCAGGTGTATACGATAGCTTCGGTAAGGATCACGCTGGTGTAATCTTCGATGGTTTCCCACGTACCACTCCACAGGCTGAGGCTCTGAAGAAGATGCTTTCTGAGCGTGGTCATAAGATTGCTGCGATGATTGAGCTGGCTGTTCCTGAGGATGAGCTGATGGCTCGCCTGATTAACCGCGGTAAGGAAAGCGGCCGTTCTGATGATAACGAGGAGACTATCAAGAAGCGTCTCAATGTTTATCATACACAGACTGCTCCGCTCATCGACTGGTATGAGAAGGAAGGCATTCATCACCACATCGAGGGTCTCGGTACTGTAGATGAGATCTTCGCACGTGTTTGCAATGTAATCGACAATCTCTAA
- the obgE gene encoding GTPase ObgE, producing MAESNFVDYVKIQCRSGKGGKGSMHLRHVKYQPNGGPDGGDGGRGGSIYLRGNHNYWTLLHLKYQRHFFAEHGGNGGRDKCHGTDGKDIYIDVPCGTVVYNAETGKFVCDVAYDGQEVLLLKGGRGGLGNFQFRTSTNQAPRYAQPGEPMQEMTIIMELKLLADVGLVGFPNAGKSTLLSAVSSARPKIANYPFTTLEPSLGIVDYRDHQSFVMADIPGIIEGASEGKGLGLRFLRHIERNSLLLFMVPGDTDDIKKEYEVLLGELKNFNPEMLDKHRVLAITKCDLLDEELIEMLKETLPTDLPVVFISSVTGQGIQELKDVLWKELNSESNKLQEITAEDTLVHRDKDMSRFQQELAAEGEDVVEYIDEDEIEDVDDLDDFEYE from the coding sequence ATGGCTGAATCCAATTTCGTAGACTACGTAAAGATACAATGCCGCTCTGGTAAGGGTGGCAAGGGCTCCATGCACCTGCGCCACGTAAAGTACCAGCCTAACGGCGGTCCTGACGGTGGCGACGGCGGACGTGGAGGAAGCATCTATCTCCGCGGCAACCATAACTACTGGACGTTGCTGCACCTCAAGTATCAGCGCCACTTCTTTGCCGAGCATGGTGGAAATGGTGGCCGTGATAAGTGTCATGGAACCGATGGCAAGGATATTTATATCGATGTGCCTTGCGGTACCGTGGTATATAATGCCGAAACAGGCAAGTTTGTATGCGATGTGGCTTATGACGGGCAGGAAGTTCTGCTCCTCAAGGGCGGTCGTGGCGGATTGGGCAACTTCCAGTTCCGTACCTCTACCAACCAGGCTCCTCGCTATGCACAGCCGGGTGAACCTATGCAGGAGATGACCATCATCATGGAGCTCAAGCTCCTTGCCGATGTAGGTCTGGTAGGTTTCCCTAATGCCGGTAAGTCAACTTTGCTGAGTGCCGTATCAAGTGCCCGTCCTAAGATTGCAAACTATCCGTTTACTACGCTCGAACCATCGCTGGGTATCGTAGATTATCGCGATCACCAGAGTTTTGTCATGGCTGATATTCCTGGCATCATCGAGGGCGCGAGCGAAGGAAAAGGTTTGGGCTTGCGATTCCTCCGTCATATAGAGCGCAACTCTCTGCTGCTCTTCATGGTTCCGGGCGATACCGACGACATCAAGAAAGAATATGAAGTATTGCTGGGCGAACTGAAGAACTTCAATCCAGAGATGCTCGACAAGCATCGCGTGCTGGCTATCACCAAGTGCGATCTGCTCGACGAAGAGCTGATTGAAATGCTCAAGGAAACTTTGCCTACCGATTTGCCGGTGGTCTTCATCTCCTCTGTTACCGGACAGGGTATCCAGGAACTGAAGGATGTGCTCTGGAAGGAACTCAATTCAGAGAGCAACAAACTTCAGGAGATTACTGCCGAAGATACGCTTGTTCACCGTGACAAGGATATGTCTCGCTTCCAGCAGGAACTGGCTGCAGAGGGCGAGGATGTAGTAGAATATATTGATGAGGATGAAATCGAGGATGTTGACGACCTCGATGATTTCGAATACGAATAA
- the pgeF gene encoding peptidoglycan editing factor PgeF: MIKEYQVASGVKAFSTTRKGGVSQGNYGEFNINEFCGDNAEHVAENRKRLATELGIDTAHIIMPHQVHGVEVRNIAGEFLTMPENIRKMVLEGVDAVMTDQKGVCIGVSTADCIPVLLYDEEHHAVAAIHAGWRGTLARIVHKTIQEMAFTYHTDPKKLKAVIGPGISLDHFEVGDEVYEAFEQAAFPMEEIAEQRPNAAFSVDPAERERLAAEGNIVQPLKWHLNLPLCNRQILLHCGVAEENIQDCGICTFAHSDEYFSARKLGVESGRIYTGILLK; encoded by the coding sequence ATGATCAAAGAATATCAGGTAGCTTCTGGTGTCAAGGCTTTCTCTACTACCCGCAAGGGAGGAGTGAGCCAGGGCAACTATGGCGAATTTAATATCAATGAGTTTTGCGGTGACAATGCAGAACATGTGGCTGAAAACCGCAAGCGTCTTGCCACAGAGTTGGGTATTGATACAGCCCATATCATCATGCCCCATCAGGTGCATGGAGTAGAGGTGCGCAATATTGCCGGTGAGTTTCTCACCATGCCTGAGAATATCCGCAAGATGGTGCTCGAAGGTGTAGATGCCGTGATGACTGACCAGAAAGGTGTATGTATCGGTGTTTCTACTGCCGATTGCATCCCTGTGCTTCTTTATGATGAGGAGCATCATGCTGTGGCTGCCATCCATGCCGGCTGGCGTGGTACGCTGGCTCGCATCGTGCATAAAACCATTCAGGAGATGGCGTTTACCTATCATACCGACCCGAAGAAGTTGAAGGCGGTGATAGGTCCGGGCATTTCGCTCGACCATTTCGAGGTGGGCGATGAGGTTTACGAGGCGTTCGAGCAGGCAGCTTTCCCTATGGAAGAGATTGCCGAGCAGCGTCCTAATGCCGCCTTCTCGGTTGATCCTGCTGAGCGTGAGCGCCTGGCAGCTGAGGGTAATATCGTGCAGCCGCTGAAATGGCATCTCAATCTTCCGCTCTGCAACAGACAGATACTTCTGCATTGTGGAGTGGCCGAAGAGAATATCCAGGATTGTGGCATCTGTACCTTTGCCCATAGCGATGAGTACTTCTCTGCCAGAAAGCTGGGTGTAGAGAGTGGCAGAATCTATACAGGCATCTTGCTGAAGTAA
- a CDS encoding peptidoglycan DD-metalloendopeptidase family protein, with the protein MKKGLRLLAVAGLMVFSLSSFMPAKNVFTAAEQQQVSIATPGLFAQSQAFNVDFEIFRAKEYSFPLPVGKATLLNNHVLRISTSKGDAVKAMLEGYVRLSRKSESMGNVIVVRHDCGLETVYANNAENLVKVGQHVDAGQTIAIVGSKEGETYCDFSIMVNGGRLNPETFIELKSHKLRRQTVQFRKQGARVIVSVIGGKDSSVGRNAEADKEASGKKKGRIGDGMTLDPDEVHDPFTITNTFELDLEKIEKTAWAYPLPGAKVISPYGGKRRHSGVDLKTRPNDEIVAAFDGTVVASGPFYGYGNCIRIKHAYGFETLYSHQSRNKVKKGDKVKAGQVIGLTGRTGRATTEHLHFEVSFDGRRLDPAIIYDHGKHQLKPVTLHLTKGRGVKSVKNQ; encoded by the coding sequence ATGAAAAAAGGATTGAGGCTATTGGCTGTGGCAGGACTCATGGTGTTCTCGCTGAGCAGCTTTATGCCCGCTAAAAATGTATTCACGGCAGCCGAACAGCAGCAGGTGAGTATTGCAACACCCGGTCTCTTTGCCCAGAGTCAGGCATTTAATGTAGACTTTGAGATATTCCGTGCTAAGGAATATTCCTTCCCGCTTCCTGTGGGCAAAGCAACCCTTCTGAACAATCATGTGTTGCGTATCTCTACCTCTAAAGGCGATGCTGTCAAGGCGATGCTCGAAGGTTATGTGCGACTTTCCAGAAAGTCGGAATCAATGGGTAATGTCATCGTGGTGCGCCACGATTGCGGTCTGGAAACCGTTTATGCCAACAATGCCGAGAACCTGGTTAAGGTTGGACAGCATGTGGATGCCGGACAGACGATAGCCATTGTAGGCTCTAAGGAGGGTGAAACCTATTGCGACTTCTCTATTATGGTGAATGGCGGTAGGTTGAATCCGGAAACTTTCATAGAGTTGAAATCGCATAAGTTGCGCCGCCAGACTGTGCAGTTCCGCAAGCAGGGTGCCCGTGTCATCGTTTCGGTTATCGGTGGCAAGGATTCTTCTGTAGGAAGAAATGCTGAGGCTGACAAGGAGGCATCTGGCAAGAAAAAGGGTAGAATAGGAGATGGAATGACGCTCGACCCTGATGAGGTTCATGATCCGTTTACCATTACCAATACTTTCGAACTTGATTTGGAGAAGATAGAAAAGACAGCCTGGGCTTATCCTTTGCCGGGTGCCAAGGTAATCAGTCCTTATGGTGGCAAGCGCCGCCATTCGGGTGTGGATCTCAAGACGCGCCCGAATGATGAGATTGTGGCTGCATTTGACGGTACGGTTGTTGCATCAGGACCCTTCTATGGTTACGGCAACTGCATCCGTATCAAGCATGCTTATGGTTTCGAGACGCTCTACAGCCATCAGAGCAGAAACAAGGTGAAGAAGGGCGATAAGGTAAAGGCTGGTCAGGTAATCGGTTTGACGGGCCGCACCGGTAGGGCTACCACAGAGCACCTTCATTTCGAGGTTAGCTTTGATGGTAGACGACTGGACCCAGCCATCATTTATGACCACGGCAAGCATCAATTGAAGCCTGTAACCCTTCATCTAACGAAGGGCAGAGGCGTAAAGAGTGTAAAGAACCAGTAA